Genomic window (Microbacterium oxydans):
TCGGCGCCGTCCTGGCCCGCGTCGGCTCCGGTGCTGCACCGGCTGCCGCCGCTCCGGCTCCCGCCGCTGAGGCACCCGCCGCACCGGCACCTGCTGCTGAGGCTCCGGCTGCACCGGCACCCGCCGCTGCTCCGGCCGCACCGGCTCCTGCTGCGGCTCCGGCACCCGCCGCCCCGGCTCCGGCTGCTCCGGCACCTGCTGCTGCTCCGGCACCTGCTGCCGCCGCTGCTCCGGCCGAGTCGAAGCTGGCACTCCCGACCGAGAACGACAACCTGTACGTGACGCCGCTCGTGCGTCGCCTGGCTTCCCAGCAGGGCGTGGATCTGGCCTCCGTCACCGGAACCGGTGTGGGCGGTCGCATCCGCAAGGAAGACGTCCTCAAGGCTGCGGAGACCGCGTCGGCAGCACCGGCTGCGGCGGCGGCTCCCGCTCCTGCCCCGCTCGAGGTCTCCCCGCTGCGCGGCACCACTCAGCCGATGTCGCGTCTGCGCAAGGTCCTCGCCAAGCGTGCGGTGGAGTCGATGCAGCAGACGGCCCAGCTGACCACGGTCGTCGAGGTCGATGTCACGGCCCTCGCCGAGTACCGCGACAGCGTGAAGGCGTCGTTCCTGGAGAAGACGGGCGACAAGCTCTCCTTCCTGCCGTTCTTCGCCCTCGCGACCGCGGAGGCCCTCCAGTCGTTCCCGATCGTGAACGCGACGGTCGACGGCGAGAACATCGTCTACCCCGCCAGCGAGAACGTCTCGATCGCGGTCGACACCGAGCGCGGTCTGCTCACCCCCGTGCTGCGTGACGCCGCGTCGAAGAACATCGCGCAGATCGCACACGAGATCGCCGACCTGGCCGCCCGGACCCGCGACAACAAGCTGAAGCCCGACGAGCTCGCCGGTGGCACGTTCACGCTGACCAACACCGGTTCGCGTGGCGCACTGTTCGACACTCCCGTCGTCTTCCTGCCGCAGTCCGCGATCCTCGGCACGGGCACGGTCGTCAAGCGTCCGGGCCTGGTCAAGGTCGGCGGCGCAGACGCGATCGCCATCCGGTCCTACGTGTACCTCGCGCTCTCGTACGACCACCGGATCATCGACGGTGCCGACGCGGCTCGCTTCCTGGGTGCCGTGAAGGCTCGCCTCGAATCGGCCCAGTTCGCCTCGCAGCTCGGCGCCTGACCCGAGAGATCATCCTGGCTGGTCCGCGACGTCATAGACGTCGCGGACCAGCCATTTCTCTTGCACCCGGATGAGGACGAGCATCAGGCGCTCCTGAGGCGTGGGGTCGCCCTCGTCCGAGGCACCGCCGCCGGTGAGTCGGACCACGGCGACGTCCCCGTACTCATCGACCAGCTCGAAGGCGGCCCTGCGCCGGTCCACGGATTCGAGCGCGTCCAGGACGCCCTCTGAGCCCGGCGCGACACCGCCCGCACACGAGAGATCGCCCACGGCACGGCACTCCGCGATCGTTCCCAGAAGGGCGGACGCAGCCGCCTGCGGATCATCGTCGGCCGGCTCGCCCTGGCGCGTCTGCTCCGGGGATTCCGTGACGGCGTCATCCTCGCCGGCACGCTCCTCCGTGTCCGGCTTCTTCGACGGCGCCACGTCGCCCTCGCCAGCAGGCGGTGAGCTCGTCGGCTCTCGACGCGGGGTGTCCGCGGCCTCGCCCGACGTCCCGCCGTCCGGCCAGAGCAGTCCGGCGGCGAGCACGATCCCGGCGGCCGCCGCCGCGACGATCAAGGACGTGCGACGCCGATGCCCCCGAACGGGCGCGGGCTCTGATCCAGATATCGCTCGACGGCCCGTGATCGCACCACGAAACGCGACCGCGCGAGCGAGACCCGCCCCGACGGCAGCACCCACCGCTCCGCCGAATGCCCGAACGCGATCGACGACGCCCCGGCCCGGCCGAGAAGGCACGCGATCCGCCCGCAGTCGCTGCCGGCCCTGCGGAGTCTCGGTCTCGCGCACACCCGCGGCCCGTGCGACCTCCCGCGCGCGCTCCGGCACGGACATCCCCCGGTCGAGCGGCTGGGGCGAGGCGACCTCCAGCAGCTCGCGCTCCCACGCCTCGAGGAGCTTGCGCGGAAGACGCGGCTGCGCGTTGGCCTTCTCCATGCCACGCTGCACCGCACCGAGCGCACGGGTCAGTACCTTGTCCCGACTGTCCCCTGCCAGGCGGGCGATGATCTCCCCGGCGCCCGCCCGGATGTCCGACCCCTCCCCGAACACGAAGACCGGTCTTCCACCGTCCGTCAGCCACCAGACACCGCTGCGCGTCTCCTCGAAGCCCGCCCCGACCTCGTCGAGACCGCGCAGCAGACTGATGACGAGGGTGCAG
Coding sequences:
- the sucB gene encoding 2-oxoglutarate dehydrogenase, E2 component, dihydrolipoamide succinyltransferase, translated to MSTSVVLPALGESVTEGTVTRWLKQVGDTVQADEGLLEISTDKVDTEIPSPVSGVIEEILVAEDETVEVGALLARIGDGSSAAPAEDAPAAAAPAAEAAPAPEAAPAPEAAPAPEAAPAEPAPAAEAPAPAADSAPAGDATDIVLPELGESVTEGTVTRWLKQVGDSIEVDEALLEISTDKVDTEIPSPVAGVLQEIVAGEDETVEVGAVLARVGSGAAPAAAAPAPAAEAPAAPAPAAEAPAAPAPAAAPAAPAPAAAPAPAAPAPAAPAPAAAPAPAAAAAPAESKLALPTENDNLYVTPLVRRLASQQGVDLASVTGTGVGGRIRKEDVLKAAETASAAPAAAAAPAPAPLEVSPLRGTTQPMSRLRKVLAKRAVESMQQTAQLTTVVEVDVTALAEYRDSVKASFLEKTGDKLSFLPFFALATAEALQSFPIVNATVDGENIVYPASENVSIAVDTERGLLTPVLRDAASKNIAQIAHEIADLAARTRDNKLKPDELAGGTFTLTNTGSRGALFDTPVVFLPQSAILGTGTVVKRPGLVKVGGADAIAIRSYVYLALSYDHRIIDGADAARFLGAVKARLESAQFASQLGA